Genomic window (Jeotgalibaca ciconiae):
TTCTCGTTGGTTTTTTTGTCGGAATTGGCAGCGCTTTTACGAATTATATTTTACCCGATGGATCATTGCTGCATAATTTATTCAGTATGGTGACCAATCTTGGCTTTTTATTCATGAATAATCTTCAATTATGGTTTGCAGTTGGTATTGCTTTTACGCTAGCGAAAAAAGAAAAAGGTTGGGCAGCGTTTGCCGGTTTGATCATGTTCTTCTGTTATATGAGAGGGATTGAAGGCTGGGCTGCCATGCAAGGATTCACACCAGAAACAGTAGCAGTAGAATCATTGCTTGCTAATGGATACACTGAACAACAAGCATTGAACTTCAATGCATTGTGGGGAACAAACATAGGAATGTTTGGGTATAACATGGGAATTTTCTCAGGAATTGTCTCAGGGATTTCAACCGCATTTATTCATAATCGTTTTGTTGATACGGAATTTCGAGATATATTTGGATTTTTCTCTGGAACAAAATTTGTAGTCATTATGGTAACTCTATTCTCTATCGTACTTTCCATTGCTACTTATTATGTATGGCCGCCAATTGGAACGATGCTTCAAAATTTAACGACCTTCATTACATCAAGCGGTTTATTCGGAACATTTGTATTCGGAACGGTTGATAAGGCGTTGCTTCCATTTGGGATTCACCACTTGATTGCCTTTCCGATTGAATATTCTTCGGTAGGCGGCACAATGACAATTGATGGTGTCGTTTATGAAGGAGTCAGAAATATTATCAATGGCCAGGCAGCAAGTGCAACTGCTACAGAATACATCACTCGAAACTTTACAAACGGTCGTTTATTGTTCCAACTAGCAGGGATTCCAGGTGCAGCTTTTGCTATGTGGAAAGTTGCTAAGCCAGAAAACAAGAAAAAACTAGCATCCATCTTTATTCCGGCAGTGTTTACTTTAGCTATGGTAGGAATTTCAGAACCGTTCGAATATACTTTCTTGTTCGTAGCGCCATTATTGTACTGGCTTGTATATGCACCGCTTTGTGGACTATGTTATGTTCTTGCGGAAGTATTCCAAATTTCGATTAATGGAACTGCATTATTCTTTATGATACCAAATATATTCCAACCACAAAAAGTGCATGCCATTCATGCATTATGGTTGTTGCCGCTGATATTCTTTGTATTCTACTTCGCATTTAAATTTACCATTGAAAAATTTGATCTGAAGACACCTGGTAGAGGCGAGTCCACAATCAAACTATTCAGTAAAAAAGAGTACCGTGAAAGAGATAGAGCCACTGAAGTTGCCATTGAAGGTAGCAATTACACATTGGAAGAAAAAGTGATTCAAGGTCTTGGTGGTGCAGAAAATATTGAAAGTGTAACGAATTGTGCGACAAGGTTGCGTGTAACAGTAGTGGACGATGCTTTGACTGTTAGCGATCAAGAGTTCCAGGAAGAAATGGAAGCAATGGGTGTTGTGCGAGGAAGTAATTCGATTCAACTAATTTACGGTGTGAGAGTACAGTCAATTACAACGAGAGTGAAAGACCTATTAGGAATTGACTAGGGGGAGAACAAATGGAGATTTTTTTAGATACAGCCAATGTTGATGAAATAAAGAAAATTAGTGAACTGGGGTTGGTTGATGGAATCACTACGAATCCAACGATCATCGCTAAAGAAGGAAAAGATTTCGAAACGGTTATTAAAGAGATTTGCAATCTCGTAGAAGGTCCCGTTAGTGCCGAAGTAATTCGTTTGGACTCAGAGGGGATGATCGAAGAAGCGAAGGAAATCTCCCAATGGGCCGATAATATTGTCGTAAAAATACCCATGACAGAAGAGGGACTAAAAGCAGTCCATCAATTAAAACAATTAGGAATAAAAACGAATGTGACATTAGTTTTTACTGTTGCACAAGGGTTACTTGCAGCAAAAGCAGGAGCAACTTACATTAGCCCATTCTTAGGAAGACTAGACGATATTGGGACGGAGAGTCTTTTATTAATTGAAAATTTACGGAAAGTACTGGCTAATTATGGAATGGATACCAAAATTATTGCAGCAAGTATTCGCAATACAAAGCATGTAGAAGAAGTGGCGATCGCAGGCGCAGACATCGCTACGATTCCAAGTGGCTTATTTTCCAAGTTATGGTCCCATCCACTTACTGATTCAGGAATTGAAGGCTTTCTGAGTGATTGGGAAGCTTTCCAAAACAGTGAAAAATAAAGGAGGATACATATGTTTGATCATATAGATAAGTTGGCTGTAAATACCATTCGAACATTGAGTATGGATGCAGTAGAAAAAGCAAATTCAGGACACCCGGGCTTGCCAATGGGGGCAGCTCCCATGGCTTATACACTATGGACAAAGTTTCTAAAGGTAAATCCTGCTAACAGCAAATGGACCAACAGAGATCGTTTTGTTTTATCAGCAGGACATGGCTCTGCAATGCTTTATAGTTTATTGCACCTTTCTGGTTTCCAAGTATCAATGGAAGACTTAAAGAACTTCCGTCAATATGGAAGCAATACCCCAGGACATCCGGAGGCTTATGAAACAGATGGAGTAGAAGCTACTACTGGACCCTTGGGGCAAGGGATTGCAAATGCCGTTGGAATGGCGATGTCGGAAGCTCATTTAGCTGCTAGCTATAACAAAGAGGATTTTCCTGTAGTAGATCACCACACTTATTTTTTATGTGGTGATGGAGACTTGATGGAGGGCGTTTCTCATGAGGCTGCCAGTCTTGCAGGACATTTGAAGCTTGGAAAATTAATCGGATTATATGATTCAAATGATATTTCATTAGATGGGCCAACTTCTAAAGCCTTTACGGAAAATGTAGGAGAAAGATTCGAGGCATACGGATGGCAGCATATTCTTGTGAAGGATGGCAATGATTTGACTGCTATTGCAGAAGCAATTGAAAAAGCAAAACAAGAAAAGGAGAGACCGACCCTCATTGAAGTAAAAACAGTAATCGGTTATGGTGCGCCGAACGCAGGTACTCATCAAGTCCATGGCGCGCCATTAGGAAAAGAGAAAATACTTTTTGCAAAATCAGCATATAACTGGGATTACATCGACTTCCATGTTCCCAAAGAAGTTGAAGAACGTTTTTATAAAACGATGCAAGAAAAAGGAGAAGCCGATGAAGAAGAATGGCGTCAACTTTTCAATAGATATTATAAAGCCTACCCGGAGCTAGCAGAGCAGTATGAAGAAGCGTATGCCGGTGTTTTGAAGGACAACTGGAACAAGAATTTACCGGCCTATGAAGAAGCTGATGCAGACAAAGCAACAAGGGTGAGCAGTAGTGAAGTTATACAAGAACTTGGAAAGGCTGTACCATCATTTTGGGGAGGCTCTGCAGATCTATCTTCTTCAAACAATACGATGAATCAATCTGCCTTAGATTTCAGTCCAGAAAATTATGCTGGACGTAATATTTGGTATGGCGTACGTGAATTTGCAATGGGGGCCATCATGAATGGAATCCTTCTTCATGGAGGAACAAAAACCTATGCAGGAACATTCTTTGTATTTAGTGATTATCTTCGCCCAGCCATTCGCTTAGCCGCACTGTCTAAACTGAATGCCATTTATGTGATGACCCATGACTCGGTAGCAGTAGGCGAGGACGGGCCAACCCATGAACCGGTGGAACATTTATCCAGTTACCGTAGTATGCCGAATTTGAATCTCATTCGTCCAGCTGATGGAAACGAAGTAGTAGCAGCATGGGAAGTTGCGCTCGAATCAGAAAGTACACCTACTTTATTGGTTCTGACTCGCCAAGGAGTTCCCGTTT
Coding sequences:
- the fsa gene encoding fructose-6-phosphate aldolase — encoded protein: MEIFLDTANVDEIKKISELGLVDGITTNPTIIAKEGKDFETVIKEICNLVEGPVSAEVIRLDSEGMIEEAKEISQWADNIVVKIPMTEEGLKAVHQLKQLGIKTNVTLVFTVAQGLLAAKAGATYISPFLGRLDDIGTESLLLIENLRKVLANYGMDTKIIAASIRNTKHVEEVAIAGADIATIPSGLFSKLWSHPLTDSGIEGFLSDWEAFQNSEK
- the tkt gene encoding transketolase codes for the protein MFDHIDKLAVNTIRTLSMDAVEKANSGHPGLPMGAAPMAYTLWTKFLKVNPANSKWTNRDRFVLSAGHGSAMLYSLLHLSGFQVSMEDLKNFRQYGSNTPGHPEAYETDGVEATTGPLGQGIANAVGMAMSEAHLAASYNKEDFPVVDHHTYFLCGDGDLMEGVSHEAASLAGHLKLGKLIGLYDSNDISLDGPTSKAFTENVGERFEAYGWQHILVKDGNDLTAIAEAIEKAKQEKERPTLIEVKTVIGYGAPNAGTHQVHGAPLGKEKILFAKSAYNWDYIDFHVPKEVEERFYKTMQEKGEADEEEWRQLFNRYYKAYPELAEQYEEAYAGVLKDNWNKNLPAYEEADADKATRVSSSEVIQELGKAVPSFWGGSADLSSSNNTMNQSALDFSPENYAGRNIWYGVREFAMGAIMNGILLHGGTKTYAGTFFVFSDYLRPAIRLAALSKLNAIYVMTHDSVAVGEDGPTHEPVEHLSSYRSMPNLNLIRPADGNEVVAAWEVALESESTPTLLVLTRQGVPVLAGTKESAREGVRRGAYVISPQAGKQADGILIATGSEVSLAIEVQKRLKEKEIDLSVVSMPSTYLFEKQEEAYKEAVLPSNVRNRMSIEMGATFGWERYVGLEGLAYGIDRYGASGEGKTVMTEFGFTVEKIAAAYAAKFAATSRAFV
- a CDS encoding PTS transporter subunit EIIC encodes the protein MKKIQAQLQTFAGSMMVPIILLVLVGFFVGIGSAFTNYILPDGSLLHNLFSMVTNLGFLFMNNLQLWFAVGIAFTLAKKEKGWAAFAGLIMFFCYMRGIEGWAAMQGFTPETVAVESLLANGYTEQQALNFNALWGTNIGMFGYNMGIFSGIVSGISTAFIHNRFVDTEFRDIFGFFSGTKFVVIMVTLFSIVLSIATYYVWPPIGTMLQNLTTFITSSGLFGTFVFGTVDKALLPFGIHHLIAFPIEYSSVGGTMTIDGVVYEGVRNIINGQAASATATEYITRNFTNGRLLFQLAGIPGAAFAMWKVAKPENKKKLASIFIPAVFTLAMVGISEPFEYTFLFVAPLLYWLVYAPLCGLCYVLAEVFQISINGTALFFMIPNIFQPQKVHAIHALWLLPLIFFVFYFAFKFTIEKFDLKTPGRGESTIKLFSKKEYRERDRATEVAIEGSNYTLEEKVIQGLGGAENIESVTNCATRLRVTVVDDALTVSDQEFQEEMEAMGVVRGSNSIQLIYGVRVQSITTRVKDLLGID